The genomic region TTTGAATATTTCTTTGGAAATCCCCAGCAAAACGCTCCACGTCAAAACCAGAGCGAAGAACCTGTTCAAACCGGAGTGGGAAGCGGGTTTTTCATTGACGCTCAGGGCTACATCCTGACCAACAACCATGTGATTGAAGGGTCCAACAAGATCCGGGTGCGCCTCCACCGCAGCGACAAAGAATACGATGCCACCATCGTGGGCACCGCTCCAGATTACGATCTGGCATTGTTGAAAGTGGACAAGGTGGACAAGAACCTTTTTGTGCCCATGAAACTTGGCAACAGTGACGGTCTGCAAGTGGGGCAGAAAGCCATTGCGATGGGAGCCCCTTTTGATCTGGATTTCACCGTCACAGAAGGGATCATTTCCAATGTGGGCCGCGTGATTCCCACAGGCAATCGGGGGATCGCACAGAAAGCCCTCCAGACCGATGCAGCCATCAACCCCGGCAACTCTGGGGGCCCTTTGCTGAATTCCAGTGGTGAGGTGATTGGCATCAACACCCAGATCCTTTCTCCCTCTGGAGGCCAGAACGCTGGAATTGGGTTTGCCATTCCCATCAATGTGGCCAAAAACATCCTGCCCGGCCTGAAAGCAGGCAAAACCGTCAGTGGACCGCGCATCGGGGTGGGTGGGCTTCCCCTCAACACCTACCCCCTGTCTGCCCTGCGCGAAGACCTGCGCACACAGTACAAACTGCCCAAAGAAGGGGTGTTGGTGCAGGAAGTCAGCAAAGGTTCCCCTGCCGAAAAAGCAGGCATCAAAGCGGGCACCCGCAATTTCCGCACAGGCATGGCCCAGATCCCGAGCATCGTGCTGGGCGGCGACGTGATCACGGCCGTGAACGGCAAGAAAGTCCAATCCACCGTGGACATTGCCAGCGAACTGTTCAGCAAGAAAACCGGCGATCAAATCAAACTGGATGTGGTCAGGGATGGCAAAACCATCAATGTCAATGTGAGCCTCGCAGAATTCGCCAGCGAATAAAAACCCTTGCAACCCCTTGTAACACAGAGTGCCACCCTTTGGACCAGAGGGTGGCTTTTTCCTTGAAGAGGATCCGAAACCTGAACCCAACCTCACGCCCAGACCCTATAGTGAAAGAGCATGTTTGGACCCCTCAGCCTTCTGGTCACCGACGCCCTCCAGTTCGTGATGCTCGTGTTGGGCATCTGTCTGGGACTGGTGACCCACAATTTCGTGCAGGCCAAAATGGCCGTGCAACTGGGCAACCACACCCCCAAACCCTTTTTGACGTTTGATCCTTTTGTGCACCTGAATGGTTTTTCTCTGGTGCTGTACCTGCTCTTGGGCCTGTGCACCCCGAGGCAGGTTCCGCTGGGCAAAGGCATGGAGAAACCCAGACACGAAGTCTGGATCTGGCTGACTGGACCGGTGGTCCTGATCGGTGTGGCGCTTTTTCTGCTGGTTTTGATTCGGTTGCAACAGGTGTTTTTTCCTGCATTGGATGTGGCAGGTCATGGGCTTTCACTGGCCAGCCTCGGTTTGGTGGTGCATGCGGTGATCTTTTTGCTTCCCCTCCCAGAGCTGGATGGGGGACGTGCCCTTTTTGCAGTCAGCAAAGGGAAATTCAGAGCACTTTTGATTCGGATGTACCGGCTCGGGGTGCTTTTCACCTACATGGTGTTCTTTTTGTTTGTGTATTTTGGAGCCACCAACCAGATGGCTGCACCCATTTATGGGGTGCTCCGGGGTTGGGTCAATTTGCTGCCGTTCTGAAATTCACTTGCAAGCCAGAGCACAGAGGACACACCTTCACTGTCATTCTTCATGTTTGGCCCCTGTACAATACACAGCATGTTCAGTGGTGGACTTTTGACTTTGCTGGCCGAAGGGCAGATCATCGCCTTCATCATTGCAGTGGCTGCAATTGCCCTGTCTTTTATCATTCACGAATGGGGACATGCTTATGCTGCGGTCTTGATGGGAGACGACACCCCCCGTTTCGATGGCCGTTTGACCCTCAATCCGGCCAAACACATTGACCCCATCGGTTTCGTGTTGATTTTGCTGGTGGGCTTTGGCTGGGCCAAACCGGTCATGACCAACCCGAGCCGTTACAGGCACAAGTGGGGCGATTTGCTGGTCTCCAGTGCAGGCATCATCATGAACCTGCTGCTGGCGATCCTGTCTCTGGGCCTCTTGAGGTTGGTGTTCAACCTGTCTGACGATGCTGCTGTGGTGGGGATGGCACAGCAGGTGTTGCAAATTGTGGCCATCACCAATGTGGGTCTGGCCATTTTCAATGCCATTCCCATTCCCCCTCTGGACGGCAGCCACATTTTGCTGAATTTGCTCCCCAAACACATGCAATTCCAGTGGCGTCAGGCGATGTACTCTCCCAACAACACTTTCTTGCTGTTTGGTGCTTTGTTGCTGAACTATTACGTGCTGGGGAATCCTCTGGGCAAACTGATTTTTGCCACCTATGGAGGGCTGGCCCGATTGGTGGGGTTCTGAGGAAGCGTTCAACAGGATTGTCCCCTCGGGGTTGTTCATACCCCTCTTGCCAACAGGCACACCGGACATGTTAATCTGAGGCAGTGAGTCTCAAGCTTCCCCGACTGGTTTACACCAAAGGGGTGAAGACTACCCCAAGCCTGAGGCATTACATTTCCGGCACATCACACAAATACAGTGATTGCGAGGCACACGTGAGTGCCTCGCTTTGTCGTGAGGAGAGCCATGCAGAAACTGGACATGAGGTACGAAGGGAAAGCCAAACGCGTCTACGCCACCGAAGACAAAGACCTCTTTGTGGTCGAGTACAAGGACGATGCCACCGCTTTCAACGCACAAAAACGTGGAACCATTGGTCAAAAAGGTGTGGTCAACAACGCCATCACCGCCATTTTGTTCCCCCAAATCGCTGCCTACGGGGTGCCCACGCACTTCGTAGAGAAACTTTCTGACCGGGAGCAACTGGTCAAGGCCGTCACCATCGTGCCCGTAGAGATCGTGGTGCGCAACGTGGCAGCAGGAAGCTTCTCCAAGAGACTGGGCGTCGATGAAGGCACCCCCCTGAGTCAGCCTGTGGTGGAATACTGCTACAAGTCTGATGCGCTGGGCGACCCCCTGATCAACACGGACACCGCTGTTGCTCTGGGCTGGGCCTCTCTGGACGACCTGAGCACCATCAAAGATTACGCCCTGAAAGTGAACCTTTTCCTGAAGGAATTCTTCCTGAAGCGCGGAATCAAACTGGTGGATTTCAAACTGGAATTCGGCAAGCTTTCCAGTGGTGAAATCGTGCTGGCAGATGAGATCTCCCCGGACACCTGCCGTTTCTGGGATGCCAACACCGGCGAGAAACTGGACAAAGACCGTTTCCGCCGTGACCTTGGCAATGTCGAAGAAGCTTACCTTGAAATGCTGCGCCGTGTGGAGGCCCAATGAAGTACCTCGCAAAAGTTTATGTGACCCTCAAAAAATCCATCCTTGACCCTCAAGGCCGCACTGTGGAGCGTTCCCTGCACAATCAGGGTTACGCCAGCGTGCAAAGCGCCCGGGTCGGCAAGTACATCGAGCTGACCTTCGAAGGGGACAAAGCCAAAATCGAAACCGAGCTGAAAGACATTGCAGAGAACATCCTCTCCAACCCTGTGATGGAAAGCGTGCACTGGGATCTCGAGCAGGTTCACTAAAATGAAAACAGCTGTGATTCAATTCCCCGGTTCCAACTGCGACATGGACGCCGTTCATGCTGCCGGAGCCGTGATTGGTCAGCAGGCCATTCCCGTCTGGCACACCGAAACCCACCTTGAGGGCTTCGATGCCATTCTGGTGCCCGGCGGCTTCTCTTACGGCGACCACCTGCGCAGTGGTGCCATTGCCGCCCACAGCCCGGTCATGAAGGAAGTCAAACGCCTTGCCGACAAGGGCGTTCCTGTGATTGGCATTTGCAATGGATTCCAGATCCTCACCGAGGCGGGGCTCCTGCCCGGTGCTCTGGGACGCAACAACAGCCTGCACTTCCTGTGCCACGATGTGCACCTGCGCGTGGAAACCACCCACTCCCCTTTCACCAACCAGTACCAGCAAGGGCAGATCATCCAGATCCCCATTGCCCACAACGAAGGCAGTTTTTACGCCGACGCAGAAACCCTGAGCCGTCTGGAAGGCGAAGGTCTGGTGGCCTTCCGTTATGTGACCCGAGATGGCCATGAAGTGCTGGAAGGCAACCCCAACGGTGCCCTCAACAACATCGCTGGCATCCTGAACGAAAAACGCAATGTGCTGGGCATGATGCCCCACCCCGAGCGCTCCGTGGAAGCCTTGCTGGGCAGCACCGACGGTCTGGGTGTCTTTGAAAGCCTGCTGGAACACGTGGCAGGAGGTGTGAAATGACCCCCGTAAAAGACCTGCGCGATCAGGCCGCCACTTTTGGCCTGACCGTGGAAGAATTTGACAACCTGGAGTCCCGCACCAAGCGCCCCGTGAACGCTCTGGAAGCCGCCATTGTGGGTGCCATGTGGTCCGAGCACTGCGGTTACAAGAACAGCCGCCCCCTCTTCAAGGTGTTCCCGACCACCGGCCCTCAGGTGCTGCAAGGCCCCGGCGAAAACGCTGGTGTCGTGGACATCGGCGAAGGCTACGCTGTGGCGTTCAAGATGGAATCCCACAACCACCCCTCTGCCGTGGAACCTGTGCAAGGTGCTGCCACCGGTGTGGGCGGCATTCTGCGCGACATCTTCGCCATGGGTGCCCGTCCTTTCGCGGTGCTGGACTCCCTGCGTTTCGGGGATCTGGACAGCAAGCGCACCCAGTTTCTGGTGCACGGGGTTGTTGAGGGCATCTCCCACTACGGAAACGCCATTGGCGTGCCCACGGTGGGCGGCGAAGTCACCTTCCACCCTTCCTATCAGGAAAACCCTCTGGTGAACGTGATGGCCCTCGGCCTGATGAAGCACGAGGACCTCGCCAAGGGCACCATGGGCGCAGTGGGCAACAAGATCATTTACGTCGGTTCCAAAACCGGACGGGACGGTCTGGGCGGAGCCGTTTTCGCTTCCGCCGACCTCTCTGACGCTTCCAGTGAAGACCGTCCCGCCGTTCAGGTGGGCGATCCCTTCATGGAAAAACTCCTGCTGGAAGCCACCATCGAAGCCATTCATGCCGGTCTGGTGGCAGGGGTGCAAGACATGGGCGCAGCCGGTCTGGTCTCCTCCACCTGCGAAATGGCCTACCGCGCCAAACTCGGGGTGAACATCTACCTTGATAAGGTGCCCACCCGAGAAGAAGGCATGGTTCCCATGGAACTGGTGCTCTCTGAATCTCAGGAGCGCATGGTGCTGGTGCCCGTTCCCGGCAAAGAGCAAGAACTCTTTGACCTGCTCTCCAAATGGGAGCTGGACGTGGTGGAAATTGGCGAAGTGGCCGAACACGACACCTACCGCCTGTACTGGCACGGCGAAGTGGTCTGCGACCTGCCTGTGGACCTGCTCAACGAGGCCCCCACCTACACCCGCGAAGGCATTGAATCCGAAGAGATCAAAGCCAAGCGCGAAAAAGACCTCTCTGGCGTGGCTGTCCCAGAGAACCTTGAAGAAGTGCTGCTGAAACTGCTGTCTCACCCCAGCATTGCTTCCAAACGGGCCATCTTTGAGCGTTACGACCATCAGGTGATGACCAACACCGTGGTGGTTCCCGGTGCTGCCGATGCTGCCGTGATGCGCATCAAAGGCACCTCCAAAGGGGTGGCTGCCAGCTCGGATTGCAACCCTCGCTTTGTGTACCTCGATCCATACGTTGGAGCTGCCAGCGCCGTCGCTGAAGCTGCCCGCAACGTGGCCTGTGTGGGGGCAACCCCTCTGGCGATCACCGACAACCTGAACTTCGGAAACCCCCACCGTCCAGAGGTGTACTTCCAGCTGGTGCAGGCCACCAAGGGCATTGCCGATGCCTGCCGTGCCCTGAACACCCCTGTGACCGGCGGAAACGTCAGTTTGTACAACCAGTACAACGAGGAAGGCCGCACCGTGGCCATCCACCCCACCCCCACCATCGGACTGGTCGGTGTGCTGCCTGACGTGACCAAAAACGCCACCATGAAGTTCCAGAGCCAGGCCCAGAGCGTTTACCTGCTCGGGAACCTGACCGATGAAATTGGGGCCAGCCAGTACCTGGAAACCATCTACGGACTGGAAGCCGGACAGGTGCCTGTGCTGGACCTCGATCTGGAAAGCCGTGTGCAGCAGGGCATCATCGAATTGATCCGCAATGACCTGACCCGCACCGCCCACGACACCTCCGAAGGTGGACTGGCCATCGCTCTGGCAGAAATGGTGATCGCGGGTCAGGTGGGTGCCACCATCCAGATCGACAGCGACCTGCGTGCAGATGCCATCCTGTTTGGCGAAGCCCAGAGCCGCATCGTCACCGCTGTCCCTGTGGGCAAAGAGGAAGCTGCTGAGAAACTCCTTAAGGACTTGAATGTTCCCTTCACCCGAATTGGCTTTGTGGGCGGTGATAAACTGGCGATCAGTCTGTCCCAACACGGGCAGCACCTGTCGCTGGACATCCCCACGCTGACCAGAGCGTTTGAAGATCCCATCCGGGCTGTTCTGGGTTAAACCCCCCTCGCTCGTCCACTCGCTTTCCCCCCTAACAGGGGGGGATACAGGGCGAGGAGAGCAAAAAGAACCCGAAACCTCAGCACCCAACCCTCCACCCCCCTCGCTTCGCTCTCCCCCTCTTCTGAGGGGGGAACCATCCCCTTCAAACCCCCATAAGAAAATGGACAGGGGGATGGGGGTACACTTCAGGTGACACCATGCTATTCGATGAATTCGATAAACCCAGAGAGGAATGCGGCGTTTTTGGGATTTACTCTCCCAGACCGCTCAACGTTGCCTGGCTCTCTTACCTCGGAATGTTTGCCCTGCAACACCGTGGACAGGAGGCCGCAGGAATGTGCGTCTCCAACGGTGAAGACTTCCTCGTGGAAAAAGACCTTGGTCTGGTGACCCAGGTTTTCGATGAGACCCGCCTCCAGAAGATGGATCTGGAAGGGGCCAACATCGCCATCGGGCACGTGCGTTACTCCACCACCGGATCGAACCTGCGCTTCAATGCCCAGCCCCTCACCGTGCGTTCCAACAAAGGCATTCTGGGCATCGCCCACAACGGCAACTTTGTGAATGCCAGAGAAATCCGGCAACTGATGCTCAACGAAGGGGTGATCTTCCAGACCACCAACGACACCGAGGTGATGATCAACCGCATCGCCAAATACGCCAACCTCGATCTGGTGGATGCCACCGCCAGAGTGATGCAGGAAATGCGTGGCGGTTTTGCCGTGGTGATCATGAACCGCAAGATGCTGATTGGTCTGCGCGACCCCAACGGTGTGCGTCCCCTCTGCATCGGTCAGCGTGAAGACGGTGCTTACGTGTTCGCCAGCGAAACGGTGGCCCTGTATGCTGTGAACGCCACTTTCATCCGTGACGTGAAACCCGGAGAACTGGTCTGGGCCGACGAAAACGGCCTGCACTCTCTGGAGGTTATTCCCTCCGTGCCCACCCCCTGCGCCTTCGAGTGGATTTACTTCGCCCGGGCAGATGCCAGCGTGGACGGGGTCAGCACCCACGAAGCCCGCGTTCGCATGGGTGAAGAACTGGCCAAAGAGCAACCCGTGGAAGCCGACATCGTGGTTCCGGTGCCAGACTCTGGCATTGGTGCAGCCATCGGTTACTCCAGAGCCAGCAAAATCCCCTTCGATTACGGCCTGTACAAAAACCCTTACGCAGGACGCAGCTTCATTGCCCCCACGCAGGAAGCCCGCGAACTGAAAGTGAAAATGAAGCTCTCCCCCACCGCTGCCGTGAAAGGCAAACGGGTGGTCCTGATCGATGACAGCATCGTGCGGGGCACCACCAGCCGCCAGATCGTGCAACTCCTGCGGGAC from Deinococcus misasensis DSM 22328 harbors:
- a CDS encoding S1C family serine protease, with amino-acid sequence MKRNIAILSLVTGLVLGSTLLRDNLPTSTVQAQSSTPLTLNEGQARLQNEQNTMDIVKTYQDGVVYVSVYAESEENALSGSPFSGDPFEYFFGNPQQNAPRQNQSEEPVQTGVGSGFFIDAQGYILTNNHVIEGSNKIRVRLHRSDKEYDATIVGTAPDYDLALLKVDKVDKNLFVPMKLGNSDGLQVGQKAIAMGAPFDLDFTVTEGIISNVGRVIPTGNRGIAQKALQTDAAINPGNSGGPLLNSSGEVIGINTQILSPSGGQNAGIGFAIPINVAKNILPGLKAGKTVSGPRIGVGGLPLNTYPLSALREDLRTQYKLPKEGVLVQEVSKGSPAEKAGIKAGTRNFRTGMAQIPSIVLGGDVITAVNGKKVQSTVDIASELFSKKTGDQIKLDVVRDGKTINVNVSLAEFASE
- a CDS encoding site-2 protease family protein, with amino-acid sequence MFSGGLLTLLAEGQIIAFIIAVAAIALSFIIHEWGHAYAAVLMGDDTPRFDGRLTLNPAKHIDPIGFVLILLVGFGWAKPVMTNPSRYRHKWGDLLVSSAGIIMNLLLAILSLGLLRLVFNLSDDAAVVGMAQQVLQIVAITNVGLAIFNAIPIPPLDGSHILLNLLPKHMQFQWRQAMYSPNNTFLLFGALLLNYYVLGNPLGKLIFATYGGLARLVGF
- the purC gene encoding phosphoribosylaminoimidazolesuccinocarboxamide synthase, with product MQKLDMRYEGKAKRVYATEDKDLFVVEYKDDATAFNAQKRGTIGQKGVVNNAITAILFPQIAAYGVPTHFVEKLSDREQLVKAVTIVPVEIVVRNVAAGSFSKRLGVDEGTPLSQPVVEYCYKSDALGDPLINTDTAVALGWASLDDLSTIKDYALKVNLFLKEFFLKRGIKLVDFKLEFGKLSSGEIVLADEISPDTCRFWDANTGEKLDKDRFRRDLGNVEEAYLEMLRRVEAQ
- the purS gene encoding phosphoribosylformylglycinamidine synthase subunit PurS, with the translated sequence MKYLAKVYVTLKKSILDPQGRTVERSLHNQGYASVQSARVGKYIELTFEGDKAKIETELKDIAENILSNPVMESVHWDLEQVH
- the purQ gene encoding phosphoribosylformylglycinamidine synthase subunit PurQ gives rise to the protein MKTAVIQFPGSNCDMDAVHAAGAVIGQQAIPVWHTETHLEGFDAILVPGGFSYGDHLRSGAIAAHSPVMKEVKRLADKGVPVIGICNGFQILTEAGLLPGALGRNNSLHFLCHDVHLRVETTHSPFTNQYQQGQIIQIPIAHNEGSFYADAETLSRLEGEGLVAFRYVTRDGHEVLEGNPNGALNNIAGILNEKRNVLGMMPHPERSVEALLGSTDGLGVFESLLEHVAGGVK
- the purL gene encoding phosphoribosylformylglycinamidine synthase subunit PurL — translated: MTPVKDLRDQAATFGLTVEEFDNLESRTKRPVNALEAAIVGAMWSEHCGYKNSRPLFKVFPTTGPQVLQGPGENAGVVDIGEGYAVAFKMESHNHPSAVEPVQGAATGVGGILRDIFAMGARPFAVLDSLRFGDLDSKRTQFLVHGVVEGISHYGNAIGVPTVGGEVTFHPSYQENPLVNVMALGLMKHEDLAKGTMGAVGNKIIYVGSKTGRDGLGGAVFASADLSDASSEDRPAVQVGDPFMEKLLLEATIEAIHAGLVAGVQDMGAAGLVSSTCEMAYRAKLGVNIYLDKVPTREEGMVPMELVLSESQERMVLVPVPGKEQELFDLLSKWELDVVEIGEVAEHDTYRLYWHGEVVCDLPVDLLNEAPTYTREGIESEEIKAKREKDLSGVAVPENLEEVLLKLLSHPSIASKRAIFERYDHQVMTNTVVVPGAADAAVMRIKGTSKGVAASSDCNPRFVYLDPYVGAASAVAEAARNVACVGATPLAITDNLNFGNPHRPEVYFQLVQATKGIADACRALNTPVTGGNVSLYNQYNEEGRTVAIHPTPTIGLVGVLPDVTKNATMKFQSQAQSVYLLGNLTDEIGASQYLETIYGLEAGQVPVLDLDLESRVQQGIIELIRNDLTRTAHDTSEGGLAIALAEMVIAGQVGATIQIDSDLRADAILFGEAQSRIVTAVPVGKEEAAEKLLKDLNVPFTRIGFVGGDKLAISLSQHGQHLSLDIPTLTRAFEDPIRAVLG
- the purF gene encoding amidophosphoribosyltransferase, translating into MLFDEFDKPREECGVFGIYSPRPLNVAWLSYLGMFALQHRGQEAAGMCVSNGEDFLVEKDLGLVTQVFDETRLQKMDLEGANIAIGHVRYSTTGSNLRFNAQPLTVRSNKGILGIAHNGNFVNAREIRQLMLNEGVIFQTTNDTEVMINRIAKYANLDLVDATARVMQEMRGGFAVVIMNRKMLIGLRDPNGVRPLCIGQREDGAYVFASETVALYAVNATFIRDVKPGELVWADENGLHSLEVIPSVPTPCAFEWIYFARADASVDGVSTHEARVRMGEELAKEQPVEADIVVPVPDSGIGAAIGYSRASKIPFDYGLYKNPYAGRSFIAPTQEARELKVKMKLSPTAAVKGKRVVLIDDSIVRGTTSRQIVQLLRDAGATEVHFRVSSPPITHPCFYGIDTAARKELVASTHSIEEIRQMIGADTLAFISEDGIKSAVGGPGLCLACFNGKYPAGVPLENDVNKHALEV